Proteins from a genomic interval of Sphingobacterium sp. SYP-B4668:
- a CDS encoding carbohydrate-binding family 9-like protein codes for MKNVLFYLISLPALIPSAVAQQSLAQFEALQSLPKTYAIPKTEQPIIIDGRNDEATWQNAPWTDLFVDIQGDSKPTPTYPTQVKMTWDQEYLYIYAQLKEPHIWGDLVNHDDIIYHNNDFEVFIKPNVHQSEYYEVEINALNTIFDLLLSKPYRFGGNALTHWDLKGLKSAVHLEGTLNNAKDIDKYWAVEMAIPFQSLRPYGPKMAPKIGDYWQINFSRVQWHHDLEDGKYSKRRVNGKTKEEENWVWSPIGVINMHFPERWGYVQFVEHGIDTPPALPSYYLISKLAWNIHYLQGLYVNSHQTYAHKLSLLPRYEKYIQPLLNEYEVELLTDSKKNYYSLLLRSKTNKALMATIDSKGNFDTHF; via the coding sequence ATGAAAAACGTACTGTTCTATCTTATTTCACTTCCTGCCCTCATTCCGTCTGCAGTTGCACAACAGAGCCTGGCACAATTTGAGGCCCTACAGAGCCTACCCAAGACATATGCGATCCCGAAGACTGAACAACCGATCATCATCGATGGACGAAATGACGAGGCTACATGGCAAAATGCGCCGTGGACTGACTTGTTCGTTGATATACAGGGGGATTCCAAGCCAACACCGACCTATCCCACACAGGTGAAGATGACCTGGGACCAGGAGTACCTATATATATATGCTCAATTGAAGGAGCCACATATCTGGGGAGACCTTGTCAATCATGACGACATCATCTACCATAACAATGATTTTGAAGTATTTATAAAGCCTAATGTCCATCAAAGTGAATATTACGAAGTTGAGATCAATGCGCTCAACACAATTTTTGACCTTTTACTTTCAAAACCTTATAGATTTGGGGGGAACGCGCTGACTCACTGGGACCTCAAGGGGTTAAAATCAGCGGTGCACCTGGAGGGTACATTGAATAATGCAAAGGATATTGACAAATATTGGGCTGTAGAAATGGCTATCCCATTTCAATCATTAAGGCCATATGGTCCAAAAATGGCTCCGAAAATCGGTGATTACTGGCAAATCAACTTTTCAAGAGTACAATGGCATCACGACCTTGAAGATGGAAAATATTCCAAAAGAAGAGTGAATGGCAAAACAAAAGAAGAAGAAAACTGGGTGTGGTCTCCTATAGGAGTAATCAACATGCACTTTCCTGAACGCTGGGGCTACGTTCAATTTGTGGAGCACGGCATTGATACGCCGCCAGCACTCCCTTCCTACTATCTCATTTCTAAACTAGCATGGAATATACATTATCTCCAGGGTCTTTACGTGAACAGCCATCAGACTTACGCGCACAAATTGAGCTTACTCCCAAGGTATGAAAAATACATCCAACCTTTATTAAATGAGTACGAGGTGGAGTTGCTGACCGACTCTAAGAAGAACTATTATTCCTTGCTTTTGAGAAGTAAAACAAATAAAGCGCTTATGGCTACCATCGATAGTAAAGGAAACTTTGACACCCATTTTTAA
- a CDS encoding hybrid sensor histidine kinase/response regulator transcription factor codes for MKKIAFIYTVYVLLVLGHVQAQPIYFKNYQTKDGLSNNTVTCITQDMQGFLWFGSRNGLNRFDGNSFKIFQHNIFDRQSIGSSSILSLLTDSKGTMWVGTTQGTYIYDPVKENFRHFNQIPAGEVRSIKESGGFIWLSSNGKLYRWNLSDSKVSSFNPDEGDIIAATSNQQGELWVVTSSYSIQRYDVKLGQFIEIDLSSVNKKIRSKIRTVYGINDSLLIIGTTNTAYIFDSKEERLTNLFASWTPKKAIQINSIIQQTKNVFWLGTETGIYTYDIETKSLHSIKKDPLNPFSISDNVVVEFFRDKEGSIWTGTFFGGLNQYINQFDNFKKYLSGFGKSALSGNIVHEISKDKYGNFWIGTEDGGLNKIDPKSGVTEHFRADGKTGSITHNNIHGLATIGDELWIGSTSHGLDILDIKTGKLKRHYNEIGEGALRSTFVVCLFKTKDNTMLLGTDRGLYQYDSKSKTFQLLPIKSAWIQGIHEDAEGILWINTYGSGVLIYDRVSACVRQLYSEPGKSNTLINNYVNGLFEDSKRNIWLCTEGGLSKYQRNGLFTNYLTETGLASNQVFKALEDDNNTIWISTGRGLVRLDDKNPKGIMYTARDGLPTEQFNYNSAFKDTDGTLYFGTIKGMVSFNPAKSIKNHFVPPIVISSIQINNADSPVREDGFLKRSISLTSEIKLTYDHSNINFNIAALSYASPKSNAYRYTMEGYDKGWTEISGNQKIYYNKLPPGTYTFKFMGANNNGVWNPKQKELRIIVSPPWWSSNWAYTLYVLIASTIVLFVLRYYFLLVKANNARKMDIYERKKEQEIYNLKLEFFTNLAHEIRTPLTLIKMPIEKIIRTQIFVDSETIQDLALIDKNTSRLIRLTNQLLDFRKAETNNMSLIFTKTDINVLLSEVFNDLNYLAKDKSLQYELSLPRISLTAYVDEEAFRKIFTNLIHNAIKYAANEVAIKLLPFNSDDIMFNVEFRNDGELVPIEKKEKIFEPFYRLNESDKDTGTGIGLPLSRSLIELHKGSLSLIYTEENRNLFLLCCPILQDQSLDIRSFHEEMDDQDCSNVYYPDAQHDMDKPVILLVEDNKEILAYLNKELKVTYTILRASNGAEALDILDSNNVQLVLTDIMMPVMDGLALCKRIKTDILYSHIPVIFLTAKNALDAKIQGLKSGADAYIEKPFSMEYLMVQIRSMLNNRKIIRDYFSTSSSNLMEINVSAPDKDFIGQLNTIIYDNISDIDLNVEELAKLMNMSRPTLYRKIKGLSDLTPNELINISRLKRAAELLLQKEYNITQIATMVGYTVQSNFSRDFHKHYGMTPSVYIAGSGKSQ; via the coding sequence TTGAAAAAAATTGCATTTATCTACACAGTTTACGTATTGCTTGTGCTGGGCCATGTTCAGGCACAACCTATCTATTTTAAAAATTACCAGACCAAAGATGGTCTGTCCAATAACACAGTGACCTGTATAACACAGGATATGCAGGGATTTTTGTGGTTCGGGAGTCGAAATGGATTGAATCGCTTTGATGGTAACAGCTTCAAGATATTCCAACATAATATCTTCGATAGGCAGAGTATAGGAAGTTCTTCCATTTTAAGTCTATTAACGGATAGTAAAGGCACCATGTGGGTAGGCACCACTCAGGGAACATATATATACGACCCTGTAAAAGAGAATTTCAGACATTTTAATCAAATCCCCGCAGGTGAGGTCCGTTCTATAAAAGAATCGGGAGGCTTCATTTGGCTCTCTTCTAATGGCAAACTGTACCGATGGAATCTCTCTGACTCCAAAGTATCATCTTTCAACCCCGATGAAGGGGATATCATTGCAGCTACAAGCAACCAACAGGGTGAGCTATGGGTTGTCACGAGTAGCTACTCCATACAACGATACGATGTCAAACTGGGTCAATTCATCGAAATTGATTTATCTTCGGTAAACAAAAAGATACGCTCTAAAATAAGGACCGTGTATGGGATTAACGATTCTCTTTTAATTATTGGCACGACGAATACCGCTTATATATTTGACAGCAAAGAGGAGCGACTGACTAATCTATTTGCTAGCTGGACTCCCAAGAAAGCCATTCAGATCAATAGCATTATTCAGCAAACGAAAAATGTCTTCTGGCTAGGTACAGAGACTGGGATATACACGTATGACATAGAGACGAAAAGTCTACACAGCATAAAAAAAGACCCGCTTAATCCCTTTTCGATATCTGACAACGTTGTTGTTGAGTTTTTTCGGGATAAAGAAGGAAGCATTTGGACTGGGACGTTCTTTGGTGGATTAAATCAATATATCAATCAGTTTGATAATTTTAAGAAGTACCTATCTGGTTTTGGAAAATCAGCTCTATCCGGAAATATCGTGCATGAAATCAGCAAAGATAAGTATGGCAACTTCTGGATAGGAACGGAGGATGGTGGACTGAATAAAATTGACCCTAAATCTGGGGTGACGGAGCATTTTAGAGCGGATGGTAAGACAGGGAGCATCACGCACAATAACATTCACGGACTTGCTACAATCGGTGATGAATTGTGGATAGGCTCGACATCACATGGGCTTGACATCTTGGATATAAAAACGGGAAAGTTAAAACGTCACTACAATGAAATTGGCGAGGGTGCATTGCGAAGTACGTTTGTAGTTTGCCTGTTCAAGACGAAAGACAACACCATGCTGCTAGGTACTGACCGTGGATTGTATCAGTATGATAGCAAAAGTAAAACCTTTCAACTTTTGCCTATTAAATCGGCCTGGATACAGGGCATACATGAGGATGCAGAAGGTATACTTTGGATCAACACCTATGGCAGTGGTGTATTAATATATGACCGAGTATCTGCGTGTGTACGTCAGTTGTATTCCGAACCTGGGAAATCCAATACTTTGATCAATAACTACGTTAATGGACTTTTTGAAGACAGCAAAAGAAACATATGGCTTTGTACAGAAGGGGGCCTATCTAAATATCAAAGAAATGGCCTTTTCACCAACTATCTAACTGAGACAGGTTTGGCTTCCAACCAAGTGTTCAAGGCTCTGGAGGATGACAACAATACGATTTGGATATCAACAGGTAGAGGGTTGGTCAGACTAGACGATAAAAATCCAAAAGGCATCATGTATACAGCGAGGGACGGACTTCCTACGGAACAGTTTAATTACAATTCTGCCTTTAAAGATACAGACGGGACCCTATATTTTGGAACAATTAAGGGAATGGTGAGCTTCAACCCGGCCAAATCTATTAAAAACCACTTTGTCCCCCCTATCGTAATCAGCAGCATACAAATTAACAATGCCGATTCTCCTGTACGAGAAGATGGGTTTTTAAAACGGTCAATCTCCTTGACATCAGAAATCAAACTTACCTACGACCATTCGAATATCAACTTTAACATAGCCGCTTTAAGCTACGCATCACCGAAAAGTAATGCATACCGATATACTATGGAAGGTTATGATAAAGGATGGACGGAAATCAGTGGTAATCAAAAAATATATTACAACAAGCTTCCTCCTGGAACCTATACCTTTAAGTTCATGGGGGCCAACAACAATGGTGTATGGAATCCGAAGCAAAAGGAGCTACGAATTATCGTTTCTCCACCGTGGTGGTCTTCGAATTGGGCTTACACCTTATATGTATTGATTGCTAGCACTATCGTCCTCTTTGTATTGCGATATTATTTCTTACTTGTAAAGGCCAATAATGCCCGAAAAATGGATATATATGAGCGAAAAAAAGAACAGGAAATATACAATCTTAAATTAGAATTTTTCACCAACCTTGCACACGAGATTCGAACACCGCTGACGTTGATCAAAATGCCTATCGAAAAAATCATACGTACCCAAATATTTGTGGACAGCGAAACCATCCAGGATCTAGCACTAATCGATAAGAACACTTCTAGACTCATCCGACTCACGAATCAATTACTAGACTTTAGAAAAGCAGAAACCAATAATATGAGCCTTATTTTCACTAAAACGGATATTAATGTGTTACTATCCGAAGTATTCAATGATCTGAATTATTTGGCTAAGGACAAATCATTACAATATGAGCTGTCTTTGCCCCGTATCAGTCTGACTGCCTATGTTGACGAAGAGGCATTTAGGAAGATATTCACCAATCTCATTCACAATGCCATTAAGTATGCTGCGAATGAGGTTGCCATAAAATTACTTCCATTCAACAGCGATGATATCATGTTCAATGTAGAATTCCGAAATGATGGGGAGCTCGTTCCTATCGAAAAAAAAGAAAAAATTTTCGAACCTTTTTACAGATTGAACGAATCAGATAAAGATACAGGAACGGGTATCGGCCTACCACTCTCTCGTTCATTAATCGAGTTACACAAGGGCAGCTTATCTCTAATCTATACCGAAGAGAATAGGAACCTCTTCCTGCTTTGTTGCCCAATCTTACAAGACCAATCTCTGGATATAAGATCCTTTCATGAAGAGATGGATGACCAGGATTGCAGCAATGTCTATTATCCTGATGCTCAACATGACATGGATAAGCCGGTCATCCTCTTAGTGGAAGATAATAAAGAGATACTTGCGTATCTTAATAAGGAGCTAAAAGTCACCTATACTATTCTAAGAGCTAGCAACGGGGCTGAGGCTCTTGATATTTTGGACAGTAATAACGTACAACTCGTGCTAACAGACATTATGATGCCTGTCATGGATGGCTTGGCTTTATGCAAAAGAATCAAAACGGATATCTTGTACAGCCATATTCCCGTCATTTTCCTGACGGCAAAAAATGCGTTGGATGCCAAAATTCAGGGATTGAAGAGTGGTGCTGATGCATATATTGAGAAACCATTCTCCATGGAATATTTAATGGTACAAATACGTAGCATGCTTAACAATCGAAAAATTATCAGGGATTACTTCAGTACTTCCTCTTCAAATCTAATGGAAATTAATGTCTCAGCACCAGATAAAGATTTTATTGGCCAGTTGAATACCATCATTTATGATAATATATCCGATATTGACCTTAATGTAGAGGAACTAGCTAAGTTAATGAATATGAGTAGGCCTACTTTATATCGTAAGATCAAGGGACTTTCGGATTTAACGCCTAACGAACTGATTAACATATCTAGACTAAAAAGGGCGGCTGAACTACTCTTACAGAAAGAGTACAATATTACGCAAATCGCTACAATGGTAGGTTATACGGTACAGTCCAACTTTTCTCGAGATTTTCACAAACATTATGGTATGACTCCCAGTGTCTATATAGCAGGGAGTGGGAAGTCTCAATAG
- a CDS encoding family 10 glycosylhydrolase, with translation MMNNRRNFLKLAAGTVAALSLKPSFAISGVSAPSFNFDYWFWVRPSEKDTAATLKARYTSWREAGVVGLLFENYSEKHFSIAKEQGLQTHRWMWTMNRGEKELLSSHPEWYAVSRSGKSCATSPAYVDYYRFLCPSHPDVPKYLEEKAREQLEKKDVDGLHLDYIRYPDVVLPVNLWQNYKLDQSTELPDYDFCYSQFSKEAFKKETGINIDHVEYPAQSLSWRNFRYRQINKIVNRIAEAAKEYNKPLTAAVFPTPDLAKRIVRQDWTNWNLSAVFPMIYHGFYREPISWIGEAVAEGVQTLHQKFPLYAGLYLPDFQNTQELESAIQLAKVNGASGISLFGESEIDQEVLDCIKRIKFG, from the coding sequence ATGATGAACAACAGAAGAAATTTTTTAAAATTAGCTGCGGGAACTGTCGCAGCGCTCAGCCTAAAACCTTCATTCGCTATTTCAGGGGTCTCTGCTCCTTCTTTTAATTTTGATTATTGGTTTTGGGTAAGGCCTAGTGAAAAGGACACTGCAGCCACCCTTAAGGCCCGATATACATCATGGAGAGAAGCGGGGGTCGTAGGTCTTCTATTTGAAAATTATTCAGAAAAACATTTTTCAATAGCAAAAGAACAGGGGCTGCAGACGCACCGTTGGATGTGGACAATGAATAGAGGAGAAAAAGAACTACTTTCATCACACCCGGAATGGTATGCTGTATCACGCTCGGGAAAATCCTGTGCTACATCACCTGCATATGTGGATTACTATCGTTTCTTGTGCCCGTCACATCCAGATGTACCTAAATATTTAGAAGAAAAGGCTCGCGAACAGCTGGAAAAAAAAGATGTTGACGGTCTTCATCTTGATTATATCCGATATCCAGATGTAGTATTGCCAGTCAATCTATGGCAAAATTATAAATTGGATCAAAGTACAGAATTACCGGATTACGATTTCTGTTATAGTCAATTTAGTAAGGAGGCTTTTAAAAAAGAAACTGGCATTAACATAGACCACGTGGAGTACCCTGCACAAAGTCTGTCTTGGCGAAATTTCCGCTATCGTCAAATCAATAAGATTGTCAACCGTATTGCGGAGGCCGCAAAGGAATATAACAAGCCGCTGACAGCAGCGGTATTCCCGACCCCAGATTTAGCGAAGCGCATTGTCAGACAAGATTGGACAAACTGGAATCTCTCAGCTGTATTTCCCATGATATATCATGGATTCTACCGCGAACCCATCTCTTGGATTGGAGAAGCAGTAGCCGAAGGAGTCCAAACTCTTCACCAGAAATTTCCACTATATGCCGGTCTATATTTACCCGACTTCCAGAATACCCAGGAACTTGAATCCGCTATACAGCTTGCCAAAGTAAATGGAGCTTCGGGTATTTCGCTATTTGGGGAATCCGAAATAGACCAAGAGGTCTTAGATTGCATCAAGAGGATAAAATTTGGATAA
- the yidC gene encoding membrane protein insertase YidC: MDRNTLIGLILIFAILGGSFYLMKPSESEIKQEQRLQDSLKRVKAGLPPTLDSTKNTAVKAATPSLVDSADLKKPFGGAKYGDEKIITLENEKIIAKVTSKGGRVKSVELKNEKNFDGSPLILFDGNNNRFGLLFNAAGQNIATNDLNFQSSDVDAVVNNDDTKSIKFRLNYNEAQYIEYTYTLKGNDYNLALDVNAVGLQNLVPQDQKTILLDWGAILYQKEKNVKGERDKSSIYYKTAENDVDHLSETGDDEEKLEKKLTWIAFKQHYFSSILSSKTGFASADLDVKTAADLDIVKLYSAKAKLDFSNQKDNQYSFNFFFGPNKYNILKAQNNDYHRIINMGWGPMRWINQWITVPVFNFLDGFHMSYGIVILILTVLLKGVLFPLTYKSYLSMAKMRVLKPQLDEIKAKVGDDNAMLLQQEQMKLYKQAGVNPLGGCLPLVIQMPFTIAFFYFFPNLFELRGESFLWVKDLSTYDAPITFPAIFGIDHISFMCILMTLTTLLTTWYNNATSGVSGQMKYIGYFMPLIFFFVLNSFPAGLNYYYFLGAVFTFLTQLIIRTFVDDDKILAKLEANKKRPESEKKKSSFQAKMEEMMRQQQAQKGKK; the protein is encoded by the coding sequence ATGGATAGAAATACCCTGATTGGTTTAATTCTGATTTTTGCGATTTTAGGTGGATCATTCTACCTGATGAAGCCTTCAGAATCAGAGATTAAACAAGAACAAAGATTACAAGATTCTTTGAAACGTGTGAAGGCTGGATTGCCTCCAACTCTTGATTCAACAAAGAATACTGCTGTTAAAGCCGCAACTCCTTCACTTGTCGATTCGGCTGATTTAAAAAAACCATTTGGTGGTGCCAAATATGGTGATGAGAAGATCATCACGTTGGAAAATGAAAAAATCATTGCCAAAGTCACTTCAAAAGGTGGACGTGTAAAATCCGTTGAACTCAAAAACGAGAAGAACTTTGATGGATCGCCTTTAATCCTATTTGACGGGAACAACAATAGATTTGGACTTTTATTCAATGCGGCAGGTCAGAATATCGCTACGAATGACCTTAATTTTCAATCGTCAGATGTCGATGCCGTCGTGAACAACGATGATACCAAGTCTATCAAGTTCAGACTAAACTATAACGAAGCTCAGTATATTGAGTATACTTATACATTAAAAGGCAACGACTACAATTTAGCTTTGGATGTCAACGCAGTAGGTTTGCAAAATTTGGTTCCTCAAGACCAAAAGACTATTCTATTGGATTGGGGTGCTATACTTTATCAAAAAGAGAAAAATGTAAAAGGAGAACGTGATAAGTCCTCTATCTACTACAAGACAGCAGAGAATGATGTAGACCACCTCAGTGAGACAGGGGACGATGAGGAGAAATTGGAGAAAAAGCTAACTTGGATAGCATTCAAGCAACACTATTTTTCCAGTATCTTAAGTAGCAAGACTGGGTTCGCTTCTGCTGACCTAGATGTTAAAACTGCTGCAGACTTGGATATTGTAAAACTTTACAGTGCTAAAGCTAAATTGGATTTTTCAAACCAAAAGGACAACCAGTATTCGTTCAACTTTTTCTTCGGTCCAAATAAGTATAATATCCTGAAAGCACAGAATAATGATTACCACCGTATCATCAATATGGGATGGGGACCTATGCGTTGGATCAACCAATGGATCACGGTTCCTGTGTTCAACTTTCTAGATGGTTTTCACATGAGTTATGGAATTGTTATTTTGATTTTGACAGTTCTATTAAAAGGTGTTCTCTTCCCACTGACCTACAAATCATACCTGTCAATGGCGAAAATGCGTGTATTAAAACCACAATTGGACGAAATAAAAGCCAAGGTAGGTGACGACAACGCGATGCTATTGCAACAGGAGCAGATGAAATTATATAAACAGGCGGGGGTCAACCCATTGGGGGGCTGTCTACCGCTTGTCATACAGATGCCATTTACGATTGCATTCTTCTACTTCTTCCCGAATTTATTCGAATTGAGGGGAGAAAGCTTTTTATGGGTGAAAGACTTATCGACCTACGACGCGCCGATTACTTTTCCAGCGATTTTCGGAATTGACCACATATCTTTTATGTGTATCTTAATGACATTAACGACATTATTGACTACGTGGTATAATAATGCAACTTCAGGAGTTAGTGGACAGATGAAATATATTGGATATTTCATGCCGTTAATCTTCTTCTTCGTCTTAAATAGTTTCCCTGCTGGTCTTAACTATTACTACTTCTTGGGAGCTGTCTTCACGTTCTTGACTCAACTTATCATCCGCACATTCGTAGATGATGATAAGATTTTAGCCAAACTTGAAGCGAACAAAAAGCGCCCTGAGTCTGAAAAGAAAAAATCTTCTTTTCAAGCCAAAATGGAAGAAATGATGAGGCAACAACAAGCTCAAAAAGGAAAAAAATAG
- the rplS gene encoding 50S ribosomal protein L19, which produces MDLVKFVEEQAVTKNEIPAFKAGDTISVHYKIREGNKERVQVYQGVVIQLNSEGANATFTVRKISNGIGVERIFPVNSPNIDQIVVNSYGKVRRAKLYYLRERTGKAARIKTRRV; this is translated from the coding sequence ATGGATTTAGTAAAATTTGTAGAAGAACAAGCGGTTACGAAGAATGAAATTCCCGCTTTCAAAGCAGGAGATACCATCAGCGTTCATTATAAAATTCGCGAAGGAAATAAAGAGCGTGTGCAAGTGTACCAAGGTGTGGTGATCCAATTAAACAGCGAAGGTGCGAATGCAACTTTCACCGTACGTAAGATCTCTAACGGAATTGGTGTAGAACGTATTTTCCCTGTAAACTCCCCTAACATTGATCAAATTGTAGTAAACAGCTACGGTAAAGTTCGTCGTGCGAAATTATATTATCTTCGCGAACGTACTGGTAAAGCTGCTCGTATCAAAACAAGACGAGTATAA
- a CDS encoding CTP synthase codes for MTKYIFVTGGVTSSLGKGIIAASLAKLLQARGYKVTIQKFDPYINIDPGTLNPYEHGECYVTEDGAETDLDLGHYERFLNVPTSQANNVTTGRIYQHVIEKEREGAYLGKTVQVIPHITDEIKRRMQLLGETGEYDIVITELGGTVGDIESLPFVEAVRQLRWELGNNDSLVIHLTLVPYLAAAGELKTKPTQHSVKTLLEYGVQPDILVCRTEHTLSQDIRKKLALFCNVNINAVVESIDASTIYDVPLLMFKEHLDKTVLTKLKLSTKNDPDLTNWKAFLGKLKNPTNEVNIALVGKYVELPDAYKSISEAFIHAGASNECKVKLHYVAAESVGKENVTDKLKGMDGVLVAPGFGERGLDGKLNTIQYVRENNIPFFGICLGMQCSVIEFGRNVLGLADANSFEMDDTTTNPVINLMEEQKNITNMGGTMRLGAYDCEIKKGTKAAAIYGKTKISERHRHRYEFNNAYLEQYEKAGMIASGFNPDTGLVEIVELKNHPFFVAGQFHPELKSTVANPHPLFVSFVAACLAGQKAKATK; via the coding sequence ATGACTAAATATATTTTTGTTACGGGCGGCGTTACTTCGTCGTTAGGGAAAGGCATTATTGCAGCATCTCTTGCCAAACTTCTCCAGGCACGTGGCTATAAGGTTACCATTCAAAAATTCGACCCTTACATCAACATCGATCCAGGAACATTGAATCCATACGAACATGGCGAATGCTATGTAACGGAAGATGGAGCTGAAACGGACCTTGATTTGGGACATTACGAGCGATTCTTAAATGTACCGACCTCCCAAGCTAACAACGTCACTACTGGTAGAATCTATCAACATGTAATCGAGAAAGAACGTGAAGGAGCATACTTGGGCAAAACTGTTCAAGTCATCCCACATATCACGGACGAAATCAAAAGACGCATGCAACTACTTGGCGAGACGGGTGAGTATGATATTGTGATTACCGAATTGGGAGGCACGGTAGGTGATATCGAATCTCTTCCTTTTGTAGAAGCGGTGCGCCAATTGAGGTGGGAGTTGGGCAATAATGATTCATTGGTGATACACTTGACATTGGTACCTTATCTTGCGGCCGCAGGTGAGCTCAAAACAAAACCGACTCAGCACTCTGTCAAAACACTATTGGAATATGGTGTGCAGCCTGATATTCTGGTATGTCGTACCGAGCACACGTTATCTCAAGATATTCGTAAAAAATTAGCATTGTTCTGCAACGTTAATATCAATGCCGTCGTGGAGTCTATCGATGCTTCTACTATTTACGATGTCCCGTTGTTAATGTTCAAAGAACATCTGGATAAAACGGTATTGACCAAATTAAAACTCTCGACCAAAAACGACCCCGATTTGACGAATTGGAAAGCTTTCTTAGGGAAACTCAAAAACCCTACCAATGAAGTAAATATCGCATTAGTGGGTAAATATGTAGAACTTCCAGATGCTTACAAATCCATCTCTGAAGCTTTTATACATGCTGGAGCTAGCAATGAATGCAAAGTAAAATTACATTACGTTGCTGCAGAAAGCGTTGGGAAGGAAAATGTTACGGATAAATTAAAGGGAATGGATGGGGTACTGGTAGCTCCAGGATTTGGCGAACGTGGTCTTGACGGAAAGCTCAATACCATTCAATACGTACGTGAAAATAATATTCCTTTCTTTGGTATTTGTCTAGGTATGCAATGTTCGGTAATTGAATTTGGTCGTAATGTCCTCGGTCTAGCTGACGCCAATAGCTTTGAGATGGACGATACGACCACTAATCCTGTCATCAACTTAATGGAAGAGCAAAAGAACATCACTAATATGGGTGGTACGATGCGATTGGGAGCGTATGACTGTGAGATCAAAAAAGGGACAAAAGCCGCTGCAATTTATGGAAAAACAAAAATATCGGAAAGGCATCGTCACCGCTATGAGTTCAATAATGCTTATTTAGAGCAGTATGAAAAAGCAGGTATGATTGCCTCAGGATTCAATCCAGACACGGGTTTAGTCGAAATTGTGGAACTGAAAAATCATCCATTCTTTGTGGCAGGTCAATTTCATCCAGAATTAAAATCAACTGTAGCAAATCCTCACCCACTTTTTGTTAGCTTTGTAGCCGCTTGTTTAGCGGGTCAAAAAGCAAAAGCAACAAAATAA